The Epinephelus lanceolatus isolate andai-2023 chromosome 13, ASM4190304v1, whole genome shotgun sequence genomic interval TGTATTGATCAAACTGCTAAGAGTGATTGTTGGACTTGAGCAAAGATAAAAGTAGACACATAAACTTAAGAATAAAACACATTCATCTTATTTCCTTATACTTCATTAAAAAGGGACCTTTTGTGCTTTAccttattttttgtcatataaaTAAGGTTACAATGTCAGATTTTTATATTAAACCACAGCTTCAAATACTGAGGTAAACATAGCCAATGTAAAAGTactccctgtgagcaaaaacctcagactTCAGACCATTCTGAATACCGgttccaatgttttttttctactctgGCTACAAGCTGATGTCAGTTTGTGAAGGATTTCTTTATAGGGTCATCTGCTCGAGACATGCTACTGCAGGCGGTTACATTGCGTAGCCTACACTGGTATATGAcactacatgctaacgtcaggaaaacatgtaatcttggttaaTAACATTGTTAATTCCTCACAGATTTTGGATATattattcctgctggaacatgtcaagttgtgtttagaagattgtagctacatgctaacatcagacaGCTCAGCAGGATATATTCCTGCACTTGGCATTAATTTTGTTGGCAGTACGGATATATTTTGTCTGTAGTCGGGGTCCcccatatacatatatttttacagACACCTATTATTTCATTGTCTCTCAATTTAAAAAGGTATTATCTTCATGGGCATTGCAGACACTTTGATGAATAAAAGATAGAGCTTTGTACTGGTCTCGTTTATTTTTCAGTAagtttcatgtctgtgtgtttctcctctccttcagaCATTAGCCTTCAGCCATGGGTGACTGGTCTTACATGTCCGCACTGCTGGACAAAGTCCAGTCTCACTCCACTGTAGTTGGGAAGATCTGGATGAGCGTCCTCTTCCTGTTCAGGATCTTCGTCCTGGGTGCTGCTGCGGACAAAGTCTGGGGAGACGAAGTGTCCGAGTTCTACTGTGACACCCTGGAACCGGGATGTCATCACGCCTGCTACAATTGGATGTTCCCAATTTCCTACGTTCATTACTGGGTCCTGCAGATCACTTTTGTGTCCACACCCACCCTTGTCTACCTGGGCCATGCTGTCCACATCATCCACAAAGAGAAGAGGATGATGGAGCAGCTGCGGGACTGCACTAATGGAACTGTGCAAAAGAAACCCAAGTATACAGATGACAGAGGGAAGGTGAAGATAACAGGTATCCTCTTTGGCACATACATAACCCAGCTGGTCTTTAAGATTGTCCTGGAGGTGGCATTCAGTGTGGGCCAATTCTACATATTTGGCTCTGTGTTCATGGTGCCCTTCTTCCACTGTCAAATGTCTCCACCCTGTGCCCGTCACGCCGGGGCCCTGTGTAACATCTCTCGTCCCACAGAGAAAACCATTTTCATCATCTTCATGCTCGCGGTTTCAGGCGTTTCTGTGCTCCTCAACATCATAGAGATCATCTACCTGCTCTGTAataagaggagagaaagaagaaaacagcTTGAAGCTCACCAGCATATGCTCAGCCCGCAGCAGCACCCATCCAGCCCAGGCTGGGGGGGCATCAGCAGCCAGTATGGAGGTGTCCAGCTGCTGCCTCTGCCAGGTCAGGGTCTGACAAGCCTCTGCAACGATGACAAACACATCGACTCCATCAGTAAAGAAAAGGACACCTGATAACATGAACTATACATGTCAGCATTAGTTGTTTCTGGACGTTTCTTGTTATATGGCTTAAGATGAAAGTGTGAAAGGTTCTTTTCTGGATTGTCAAATGTACTGTGCCT includes:
- the LOC117270524 gene encoding gap junction Cx32.2 protein-like codes for the protein MGDWSYMSALLDKVQSHSTVVGKIWMSVLFLFRIFVLGAAADKVWGDEVSEFYCDTLEPGCHHACYNWMFPISYVHYWVLQITFVSTPTLVYLGHAVHIIHKEKRMMEQLRDCTNGTVQKKPKYTDDRGKVKITGILFGTYITQLVFKIVLEVAFSVGQFYIFGSVFMVPFFHCQMSPPCARHAGALCNISRPTEKTIFIIFMLAVSGVSVLLNIIEIIYLLCNKRRERRKQLEAHQHMLSPQQHPSSPGWGGISSQYGGVQLLPLPGQGLTSLCNDDKHIDSISKEKDT